CTCGCCGAGTGAACTTATAGATGTTCAACTACAAGTGAATATCTCCGGAATGTGCTGAATTAACAGGGACGGTAGGATTTTCATTACTATAACGATAAGATATTTTTTTAACTCGTTGGCATTGTTGATCCGTGACTTTGATCTCTGGCTCAAGTAAATAATTAGTCACAATGTCATCTAAGCAGGAACCAATGCCGTTATAACTAAAACCATGACCGACAGTATCTGCAATAGTAATGAGTGCTGCATTGGTTATTGTATCTTTCATTTCTACAGACCAATTATAAGAGGTTTGTGGATCATATAAACCACCCACGATCAACACTTGCTCGGTTATTTTATTTTCAATTTCAGATTGACTAGCAATAGGAGAGCGCTGTGCCGTCCAACCTTTACATAAACCTGAAAGGTTTTCTTTTAGGTAATCGCCATAGATCGATGATGAAGCTAAATATTTATCCTCATTTCCTTCTATGTCGCTATCGTCCAAAGGTATTCGTTCATCAGTACACATAACTGAGCGAAACATAGCTGACGACCGCTTTTCATCAGAAGTAAAACTTTCTTTTGGTATATGACTAAAGCTCAAATTATTGGACTCTGTCTCACATTGGGTTTTCCAACAAATAAAAGGTTGTGCTTTATCTTTATCAAATAATGCAGATAATGATAATCCTAACTTGGACTCACTCCATGAAATACCCCTTAAATTATTCAAAAGATCTCGCATAGGGTTTGTCATTTCACCAAGTATTTTATTTACATCATCTTTTTTAAGCGTGCCGCTATCATTCGCGGTATAATCACTATCCTTGGTTTGAGTTACAATATCATTTAGTTTCGCCATACTCTTTGGCTTTGAGTCCAGTCGATAATTAGCAATTTTATGGTGCCCTTGAGCCTGATCAATTCGTAGTTCTTCATAATTTTGATGTAAAGGAGACATTGAAGAATCGAGCACTAGTGCACGAATTTTTGTCGGATAACGTTCTGCATAAAGCGCACCTAGTCTTGTGCCATAAGAGTAACCTAGATAGTTAATTTGCTCTTCATTCAAATGTTCACGTAACGAGTCCATATCTTGAATAACAGCATTACTTCCCATATAAGGGGATATCTCTTTATATGTCGAATCACATGATCCTATCACTGCACAGGTCATTAATTCTCTTGCAAATGCACTTTTCCCCGCGCCCCTAGGATCCATAGCGACGATGTCAAATGATTCAGTAATGGATGTAGGCATTGAGCTTACTTGACTCAATAATCTATCGGCAGCTGTTGAACCTGGTCCACCAAAATTTAATAATAATATCCCTATACGTTGTTTTGATGAGGTTGCGGGATGAATGGTGTAATAAACCTTAACTTTATCACCATCAGGTTTGTCATAATCTTTAGGTACGACTAGATATTTACCATTACCATTACCATTACCATTGCCATTGCCATTGCCATTAGTACTGGTATTTGAGTCAAATGTAGATTCACCCCCACCTCCACATCCAGTAAGAATTAACCCGCATGCTACTAATAGTAAATATTTTTTATACATTCTTACTTATTTCCCTATGATATTTTTATGTAAAAATAACGCTGTGATAGATGAGTCGACTAAAGATACGGGGCATATTATATGAAGGGTGTCATTAATTCGAGTCGAGAATGAATCTCCTATTTCTGGATGTTTACTTTTGCAGACTAAATCACTGTTTTTCAATATTGGCAGTCTATAGCTCAACGATAAGCCTTATCTTAACCATAACGGCAAAGATCTAGAGGACGAGCCGCTATTATTGTCCAGTATTACTCAGCCACTACAATTCAACTACACAAGCGCAATGCGTAAAATTATGTAAAATATAATGAACTAACCGTTACCAACGATTACCCTTGGCAAAATAGACTATTGCGGCAGCAAAAAGCTGCGTTTTAATCGAATGGTCATCGCCTTCATGTGCCACATTCCAGAAAGAAAAAATCATATTGACGATTTTATCTCAAGATTAAAAACGTCTGTTTAAAGGGGGTCAATGAACCTTTCAATACTTGTTCTTACATACCGTGGAATCCAAATAATTACTATGAAAAAATTAGCTACAGTGGTGTTTTTATCTATATTAATGGTCGGCTGCGGCGACGGGGGAGATTCCTTGTCTCAAAACAGTGATAGCCAGCAGCGTGCTTCCTCTAAAATGCAACTCAGCGTTGATGCGGCAGATCTGCAAGAGCTGCAGAACGTGAAATATGCATCGAATTACGGTATTGCATTCAGTACACCAAAAAACTTTCAGAAGTAGGGGGCAGTAATGAAAAAAATACTACTTTGTACAGCGTTATTGTTTGTTGCAAACCAGGTTTCTGCAGCACCGCACCTTCAGGGTTATTACCAGGAAAAAGAGCTGGTCAGTTATACTGTAAATAAAATTCAACAGAACAAAGCTGAATTTTTCATGCTCGACTATGCACTTACAAAACCAGCCCAGCCTCAGGCTCAGTTTCTGGCGTATAATGATGCGTTAGGGTACTTCCAAACTAAGAACAGCGTCATGAATTGGGAGGAGTTCAAGCGCATCGTGCAAAAGGTGAACCCCGAAGGATTGCGTGATCAATACGTTTGCCGAACAGATATGTCAGGCGTAAAACTGGCTTATATTGCGAAAAGGGATGAAGGTTGCAG
This Moritella sp. 5 DNA region includes the following protein-coding sequences:
- a CDS encoding alpha/beta fold hydrolase; its protein translation is MYKKYLLLVACGLILTGCGGGGESTFDSNTSTNGNGNGNGNGNGNGKYLVVPKDYDKPDGDKVKVYYTIHPATSSKQRIGILLLNFGGPGSTAADRLLSQVSSMPTSITESFDIVAMDPRGAGKSAFARELMTCAVIGSCDSTYKEISPYMGSNAVIQDMDSLREHLNEEQINYLGYSYGTRLGALYAERYPTKIRALVLDSSMSPLHQNYEELRIDQAQGHHKIANYRLDSKPKSMAKLNDIVTQTKDSDYTANDSGTLKKDDVNKILGEMTNPMRDLLNNLRGISWSESKLGLSLSALFDKDKAQPFICWKTQCETESNNLSFSHIPKESFTSDEKRSSAMFRSVMCTDERIPLDDSDIEGNEDKYLASSSIYGDYLKENLSGLCKGWTAQRSPIASQSEIENKITEQVLIVGGLYDPQTSYNWSVEMKDTITNAALITIADTVGHGFSYNGIGSCLDDIVTNYLLEPEIKVTDQQCQRVKKISYRYSNENPTVPVNSAHSGDIHL